The Bos indicus x Bos taurus breed Angus x Brahman F1 hybrid chromosome 15, Bos_hybrid_MaternalHap_v2.0, whole genome shotgun sequence genome includes a window with the following:
- the LOC113905996 gene encoding olfactory receptor 5B12-like, translating to MENLSEVTEFLLVGLTDALEMQVPLFTIFALIYLTTLVGNLRMIVLILLDSRLHTPMYFFLGNLSLVDCVYASSVTPKVMAGILTGDKIISYDACATQMFFFAAFATVESFLLASMAFDRQAAVCKPLHYTTTVTRAMCALLATSSYVCGLLQSSVHVALTFHLSFCHSNVVNHFFCDIPPLLALSCSDIYTNEIVLFTLAAFNTLFALLVILGSYLFIFTAILRMRSSEGRQKAFSTCASHLTTVSIFYGAIIFMYLQPSSSHSMGTDKMASVFYAMVIPMLNPLVYSLRNKEVKSAFKRVVGKAVFSRLSLLIRNRMQTM from the coding sequence ATGGAGAACCTTTCAGAGGTGACTGAATTCCTTCTCGTGGGGTTAACAGATGCTCTAGAGATGCAGGTCCCTCTGTTTACAATCTTCGCTCTCATCTACCTCACTACTCTGGTTGGGAACCTTAGGATGATCGTGTTGATTCTGTTGGACTCTCGACTTCACAcgcccatgtactttttcctcggTAACCTCTCCCTAGTGGACTGTGTGTATGCCTCCTCTGTTACTCCTAAAGTAATGGCAGGGATTCTCACAGGAGACAAGATTATATCCTATGATGCATGTGCTACCCAGATGTTCTTCTTTGCAGCCTTTGCCACTGTTGAAAgtttcctcctggcctcaatgGCCTTTGACCGCCAGGCGGCCGTGTGCAAACCCCTGCATTACACCACCACCGTGACGAGAGCTATGTGCGCCTTGCTGGCCACCAGCTCCTATGTTTGTGGACTCTTACAATCTTCCGTCCATGTTGCCCTCACTTTCCACCTCTCCTTCTGCCATTCCAACGTGGTTAATCACTTTTTCTGTGACATTCCCCCACTGCTGGCTCTCTCTTGCTCTGATATCTACACAAACGAGATTGTGCTCTTCACACTGGCAGCGTTCAACACCTTGTTCGCTCTTTTGGTTATCTTGGGCTCGTACCTCTTCATCTTTACTGCTATCCTGAGGATGCGCTCATCTGAAGGACGCCAgaaggccttctccacctgtgcttCCCACCTCACCACTGTCTCCATCTTCTATGGGGCAATCATCTTCATGTACTTACAGCCCAGCTCCAGCCACTCCATGGGCACAGACAAAATGGCGTCCGTGTTCTATGCCATGGTCATCCCCATGCTGAATCCACTGgtctacagcctgaggaacaaggAGGTCAAGAGTGCCTTTAAAAGGGTGGTTGGAAAAGCAGTCTTCTCTAGGCTTAGCTTACTAATTAGAAATCGCATGCAAACCATGTGA